GATCCGGTAGGTCGGCGGGCCGGCCATCTCGAAGGTGTCGTGGTAGCCGGCGGTGTGGAGCGCGAACGGGCAGCCGACCGCTTCGGCCGTGAGGGCGTCGATCTCGCTGTCGCCGACGTAGAGCGTATGGCGTGCCGTCCCGCCGAGCGCCTCGATCGCGGCCATCAGCGGCTCGGGCGCCGGCTTGTTCTGCGGCAGTGTATCTCCGGTGACGACGACGTCGAACGACAGCCCGAACGCCTCCAGGACCACATGTGTCGGCGCCTCGGGCTTGTTGGTGCAGAGCCCGATGGCGATCCCCGCCTCCCGCAGGCGCGACAGCGCTTCCGGGACGCCGGGAAAGAGCACGTTGTCCGATGCCGGCGCTGCGGAATAGATCTTCAGAAAGCGGACATAGTGCGCGTCGACGGCATCGTCGTCGGACGGAAACCCCCGCGATTCCAGCGCGCGCTGGCAGAAGCGCCAGCCGCCGTTGCCGATGAAGGAGCGCGTCTCCTCGATCGTCAGCGGCGCGGCGTCGAGCTCGGCGAGGAAGCGGCTGGCGATGCCCTGCAGGGCCGGGGCGCTGTCGATGAGGGTGCCGTCGAGGTCGAAGACGACGGTCCCGAACGTGCGCGGCTCAGGCTGCATCGGAACGCACCACGCGGTTCGCGGCCTCGCGGATGGCGCGGATGTTGGCGCCGTAGGGAGCCGGGTTCGCGACCGACCCGCCCTTGAAGACGGCCGAACCGGCGACGAGCACGTCCGCCCCCGCAGCGACGACGAGCGGCGCGGTCTCCGGCGTCACGCCGCCGTCGATCTCGATGTGGATCGGCCGGTCGCCGATCATCTCGCGCAGGCGGGCGATCTTGGCGAGCATCGGATGGATGAAGCTCTGGCCGCCGAAGCCGGGATTGACCGTCATCACGCAGACGAGATCGATCCGGTCCATGACGTACGCGATCACCTCGGCCGGGGTCGCGGGGTTGAGCGCGACGCCCGCCTTGCAGCCCGCCGCGCGGATCGCCTGAAGGGTGCGGTCGAGGTGCGGGCCGGCCTCGGCGTGCGCGGTGATGACGTCGGCGCCCGCGTCGGCGAAGGCGTCAATGTACGGATCGACCGGCGCGATCATGAGGTGGACGTCCATGACCGTCTTGATATGCCGGCGGATCGCCTTCACCAGCGGCGGGCCGAAGGTGATGTTGGGGACGAAGTGGCCGTCCATGACGTCGACGTGGACCCAGTCGGCCCCCTGCGCTTCGATCGCCTCGCACTCGCGACCGAAGTCCGCGAAGTCGGCGGACAGGATCGACGGTGCGATCTTCGGCGTGCGGTCCATCTTGGGGGTGCGGTCCATGCCTTTGCTTTCGTTGTGGGCGGTCACGTTGGCCGTCCGCGCGTCGAGACCGTCCCAGACGATGCGCGGGGCGAGGCTGTCCCCGTGGTGAATTCTGGTACCGCCGGGCCGGGCGGCCGGACGGTGCGTTGCGGTGCACTCCGCCGATGTCGCGGAGATTGCGGAGCGTGATGGCGTCGACGCGGCGTCCGACCAGATGGCCTACGGTTGGGGTCGCCGGGTTCTCGCGTTGATATAGTCGCCATGGCCCGTGGCGCACCCCCCGGTCAAGGCGCGCGGCCGGCCTCCGCCTCACTTTTCTGTCGCAGGCAGCCGTGCCGGGACCCGGCGCACTCCCGAATCGCCGGGGCCGCGCGCGGGCGACCTGAAGCGACCGTGCCGCGACGCGCCAGGCGCCCGGCGGCGGGCGGTCACGAGGTCAGACGTGGTCCTTGGGGTTCCGGCCGGCGACGGGGGCCGGCGGGGCCGGTTCGGGTTCGGGTCCGACCGCGGCGGCGCCGACACCTGACGCGGCCTGGAGAGCTATGACCGCTCGCATCGCCTTTTGCTGGTTCTGCCAGTAGATGGCGCGGCGCCGTATCGCGCCCGGCGATGTCGGATACAGTATCATCGTCCCTCCCACGAGCGCGATCCGGCGGGTTCTCCTGTCCCGGCCGGACCTCTCCGCGCCCTTCCCCAGTCACCGTCCTGTCCGGCCCGCGAGCCTCCCGGAGGCCCGCGGCTATGAACGCAACCGCACGGTGCGGCCGGTGAAGTTCCACCGGCAGCGCCACGGCGCGATCAATCGAACCCACGCTCAGTGGTCGGGCCGATCGGCCCTCGACGGTGCGCGGCCCGATCAGGATAAAGGTTCGCCGGGCAAGTTCAACTTACGATTGCTTCTTTGCTCGAGGATTTTCCGTCCCGTGCGTGACGCGAGGTCAGCCCCGGCGCAGCTCCGGCAGGATGACGTCGAGGAAGGCCGCCGGGTCGGTCTGTGACACGGCGTGGCCGCCCCACTCGAGGAGCGCAAGCCGCGCACCGGGGATCCCGGCGGCCATCGCCTCGGAACAGTGCGGCGGCGTCAGGATGTCGTCCCTCGCGCAGACGATCAGCGGTTCGCCCCCGGTCAGCGCCAGCCGGTCGCGCCGGTCGAACCTCACGATCATGTCGATCCGCGCCAGCATCGTCTCGACCGGCGGGCTGAGGGCGATCAGCCCGTCCACCACGGCCCGGCACATCTCGATGTTCTCGGCGAT
This genomic window from Acuticoccus sediminis contains:
- the gph gene encoding phosphoglycolate phosphatase (PGP is an essential enzyme in the glycolate salvage pathway in higher organisms (photorespiration in plants). Phosphoglycolate results from the oxidase activity of RubisCO in the Calvin cycle when concentrations of carbon dioxide are low relative to oxygen. This enzyme is a member of the Haloacid Dehalogenase (HAD) superfamily of aspartate-nucleophile hydrolase enzymes (PF00702).) translates to MQPEPRTFGTVVFDLDGTLIDSAPALQGIASRFLAELDAAPLTIEETRSFIGNGGWRFCQRALESRGFPSDDDAVDAHYVRFLKIYSAAPASDNVLFPGVPEALSRLREAGIAIGLCTNKPEAPTHVVLEAFGLSFDVVVTGDTLPQNKPAPEPLMAAIEALGGTARHTLYVGDSEIDALTAEAVGCPFALHTAGYHDTFEMAGPPTYRIDDIPALLGIVLARDAASA
- the rpe gene encoding ribulose-phosphate 3-epimerase, which encodes MDRTPKIAPSILSADFADFGRECEAIEAQGADWVHVDVMDGHFVPNITFGPPLVKAIRRHIKTVMDVHLMIAPVDPYIDAFADAGADVITAHAEAGPHLDRTLQAIRAAGCKAGVALNPATPAEVIAYVMDRIDLVCVMTVNPGFGGQSFIHPMLAKIARLREMIGDRPIHIEIDGGVTPETAPLVVAAGADVLVAGSAVFKGGSVANPAPYGANIRAIREAANRVVRSDAA